The sequence TGAGTTCCGTTGGGTAGGCAGGGGGTGGTTGTGCTCCGCCGTGTAGGTGACTATGAACATTCCAGGGTCCGATCTGTTTCGCTCCACTTGTTTCCTGGCCACACAACCCTTTAAGGTACTGCATTTGTAATAACCCCTGTTTTTGCGTAACAATTCTGTAAGCAAAATTACATTCGCTTGGCTATTCTAATAGTATAAACAGACTACTATTTATCATTTTGTTCTTGTTTGACAAAAAGAACCAATCTTTGAAAAAGGTGAAGAGCCAAACCTTGGATAAGGCGAGCCTTTGATGGGTTTTTGCCCATATTTTCTCCAAGACCACGTATCAGAAGATAAACTCTCAGCAGTTACATGGCAAACCCTCTTCAAATTGTTCTTCCTGTGACTTAAAATATGAAACAAAATTAGCATTCGAAACTTCTTAAACCGACAAATTTCgagaaatattaattttaattgataAGAAAATCACCTTCTTTTTGACCTTGAGGTGGGATTACTTGGTTTGGAGACATGGGGAAAGATGAAAGACTGCTGCTTTTGCCTCACAACTTGCAAACTCTGCTGTTGCTTTGCTGATTGATCTTGCAGTCCTCTTTGAACAGAGAGAGGTGAAATTGGTAAACTTTCTTGAGCAAAAACTGTTGGGGGCTGCGGTATTGGGAAGAAAGGCTTGTAAAGATCTTGTAATTCTTGAACCAAGTATTCATTTCTGGGTTGTTCAAACAGATCTTGGAAACCCGTGGAGCAGAAGTTGTGATTTTGATTAAAGGTGCTGAAAAGTTGACCACGAGAAGCTCTAGCTACGGCGTctgcggcggcggcggcggctgtGGTGGAGCAGCCTCTTACCACCGCCTGTAAATCCCAATCATCCTCCATTTTCTTTGCTTTTCTTTCaatgttatataaaaaaaacaaaaacaaaagaaggcGCTGACTATTGAAGATGCAAAAATTGGAAAATGGAAACTACGTACGATGGTTTTATCTATATAGGcagaaagagagagagagctGAGCCGGTTATGCTTTCTCTCTCCACGGTTTTACAGAGAGAGAGGGCAATTTGGACGGTTCAGATTGGCTTATCTAGAAGATGATAAGCCCTACCAACTTTTAGTGTTACACTCGAAGGGCGTAGTGGTTTGTTGGTTGACATTTGATAATGTCAAAGGGGAATAGGTGTTGTCTACTTTCGATGACAATGGATTTTTATCTGAAAAATATTGGAGTAAAACAAAAAGTCCAAGGTTGTCTATCTATTATCAGACTACGTAAACAATAATTAAATGAGATTTAAGAGTGGTGTACTACATCACGTGTGAAAAATTACGAGCTCCgtaattatggatttttatattgacaaaaaattgtgtgagacgatctcacgagtcgtattttatgagacagatctcttatttgggacatccatgaaaaaatattactttttatgctaagagtattactttttattgtgaatatcggtatgattgacccgtctaacagataaagattcgtgagaccgtctcacaagatacttacTCTTTTATACGAGGGTTGGAAAACTTGggcaaaaaaaattgtttacgCATTTAgattagaaaatatatatttccaaatattattatcgcctttattttaaaatattcattaatattgaataaatattttaatacaatactgtatattttaaaatatatatatattctaattACTCCATATGTTTAAAACAATGGATTATAAGATAATATTGTTTTCGGCAATATGCGTTGTGGTTTTCTTATTCATTATTGCAGCCCCACCATAATTGGTTGTGTTTGCTGTATTCGTTGTTTATTTgtgataatatttatttgcatgacaatttataaattttggttattttacgGACTTTATTGTCacgtaatatatatatatatatatatatatatatgtgtgtgtgtgtgtgtgtgtgtgtgtgtgtgcgcgcgctTTTCTTTTGGCGAGCTTATAATCACGAGCGAATCTTTTGTGCCCAGAACTAGATAAAACTTTTGTCATAATAAACCTTaaaaaaaactcttgtgagattATTACGGATCACTTTTGCGAGATGGATCTTCGACACGACTTAACTCATAAAAATTAGCactttttatgaaaaaattactttttattataattatgaatCAGATCAATCCATCTCACGGATTTTATCTAACAACGCTAGTGTTATATCAAAGTTTACAAGTGGAGTTAAAAATTGAATTGACCCGATTATGAAAATCGTCTCATTCAAAAAAGATCTAATTATAGAATTTTACTTTACATGACAAGAAGATCTAAGTATAGAATTTTACTCTACATGACTTTTATATCTAtgcataaattttgaaaatttatttaaatatatgattttagatttaatatatttctatattattttatttcatgttaaattttgtctaatttcttttttaaaaaatagtgtAGTTTAGATACCTAACCAGGCGAAAAGCAGCAAGTAGCAAATCTAGGTACGCGAAGCAGATGGGCCCGTTGACTAGTTTGACGAGATCAAAGGAGATGGACGGCTGTGATTCGATGAAAGCGATTGATTGAATAGGCGTGTGAGATAAGGTTGGCATGGCAACTTGCTGATACTCGGGGCCCCACTTGAAAAAGTGTTGACGTGCACGCCGTGacctttatttaaaaaaacacaaaaaagaaatgaaatttatggttttaaataatgtacaaataatatttatttttttggttaaagGGGATTGTaaataggggtgtcaatcgggtggtcgggtttcgggtcaatccgcgaaattttttttatttttttttcaacccgaacccaaatcgaacccgaagcaacctgAAAACCttcaacccgaacacgaacccgtataacccgactcaacccgtctaacccgaattttatttatttattttaaaattttttaaaaaaaattttaaaataaattcaaaaaaataaaaaataataataatattttaatttaaacacataataacaaaatttccgatttaaatttgaaagtttaatcgtagaaaattaaaagtatatttactaaatcaaataaaaaattgttaaaaaaataaaaatatgcaaaataaatattaaatgatgaaaatttatcatataaatatacaatcaattttgttcaaacatacaatatataaaaatataggtaatattttcaaaaaaaaagttcgcgggtcaacccgcgacccaacccgacccaacccgaaacccgcctAACATGTCACTAACCCGAATCCACCCAACCCAAACCcaaaaaaccccaacccgaacctgatttttttcgtgttgggtcgtgtcgggttgacgggtcgtgtcgcattttgacacccctaattGTAACACTAGGGATGGTAAGGGCTGATTTTAGACTGAGGTCGACGGGGCGAGTTTAGACTTgattaaaatgaaataaaatgatgataaaaaaaaaaaatcagttatattgtttcatttcacattatttaataataaaaatttataatgagatacaatatatatattcttataaCAATTTGATTGTTTATTTTCGTAAAATTATGACAATTACGAAATAGTTTAtataaaaacttattataacaTCGTGTTTGCACAGGCCTGAGTCACAAAGCATGATACCAAGAAGATATGCTTGATCATAAACAAGTACTATAAAAATGTGATTAATTGATGACATCATGTCCCTAAAATGACTAGGGAATAATTATCTTATGTATCTTATCCAATTGATAAAATTgtgtcaaattttatttagcaCACTAGCTTTATCCATCTAAAATTATAAACAGATTTATTTTGAAACAACATAATAGGTATTTTATGAGATCATTTTTATCCATAAGACAGATCAACTATacatatatttacaataataaataatatttttcataaataacatgattaaatattaatctcacaaaattcacatttGTCATTTATATTACCCTTAACATCGTTTGTTTTATGCATAATCTTAAAAtgtaatttcattattttaaaaatggtacctaaaaaataaaattgatgaaTCCCTATAATAGCCCATTATTTGATTGGGTAAATAATTGTCCGATGGGCCTGAACTCTTAGGGCAAAAAATTGGAAAAGGATGTTTTCATGCCATTTCGACACTTGCAAATTCGGACAaaggaaaattttttaaaaaaaaaaccacaaatTTAATGGTGATTAAATGATGTTTTAACTATCATTGTGAA comes from Primulina huaijiensis isolate GDHJ02 chromosome 2, ASM1229523v2, whole genome shotgun sequence and encodes:
- the LOC140960327 gene encoding WRKY transcription factor 22-like isoform X2, whose product is MEDDWDLQAVVRGCSTTAAAAAADAVARASRGQLFSTFNQNHNFCSTGFQDLFEQPRNEYLVQELQDLYKPFFPIPQPPTVFAQESLPISPLSVQRGLQDQSAKQQQSLQVVRQKQQSFIFPHVSKPSNPTSRKNNLKRVCHVTAESLSSDTWSWRKYGQKPIKGSPYPRGYYKCSTLKGCVARKQVERNRSDPGMFIVTYTAEHNHPLPTQRNSLAGSARQKPATPNSDDPSKHTASPVMSPVSPNSPAPDKMESSRDDREDLAEGDDVDNEFNVSSMALEDDFFAGLEDFIVGPVTENCFAAHFPASFQFPWLATHSTTTAAGGG
- the LOC140960327 gene encoding WRKY transcription factor 22-like isoform X1, whose protein sequence is MEDDWDLQAVVRGCSTTAAAAAADAVARASRGQLFSTFNQNHNFCSTGFQDLFEQPRNEYLVQELQDLYKPFFPIPQPPTVFAQESLPISPLSVQRGLQDQSAKQQQSLQVVRQKQQSFIFPHVSKPSNPTSRSKRRKNNLKRVCHVTAESLSSDTWSWRKYGQKPIKGSPYPRGYYKCSTLKGCVARKQVERNRSDPGMFIVTYTAEHNHPLPTQRNSLAGSARQKPATPNSDDPSKHTASPVMSPVSPNSPAPDKMESSRDDREDLAEGDDVDNEFNVSSMALEDDFFAGLEDFIVGPVTENCFAAHFPASFQFPWLATHSTTTAAGGG